The Phyllopteryx taeniolatus isolate TA_2022b chromosome 9, UOR_Ptae_1.2, whole genome shotgun sequence genome contains a region encoding:
- the LOC133484209 gene encoding class E basic helix-loop-helix protein 40-like: MERIPSAQRPPLSKTDLADMHGMDFPMYAYKPRRGMKRGEESKETYKLPHRLIEKKRRDRINECIAQLKDLLPEHLKLTTLGHLEKAVVLELTLKHVKTLSTLMEQQQQKILALQSGMHIEQPIVNQEKSEEMFRSGFHMCAKEILQYLASRESDGDFAPSHVINHLHKLAADVLQSPKRPLSPISPPPEEIPAYSQHQTHKETTTSLPPKPSEGYGRVPVIQRAHASPSGEQSGSDTDTDSGYGGELEKIECGGPQTHPDYYSQEGKLMKRSTAERQSSHIKREDDEPRHKRARAESSEDEMLSGGESSASSSSSGYGSYMSVSPNHPPSAPHPLCMPFYLIPPSAATYLPMLEKCWYPGAIPMLYPGMGGSATAMPSERPPQMVMSPRGGSPAPAISQTPMDSPALLQALKQVPPLNLETKD, encoded by the exons ATGGAGCGAATCCCCAGCGCACAACGTCCTCCTCTGTCCAAGACTGATCTAGCAGATATGCACGG CATGGATTTCCCTATGTATGCGTATAAACCCAGGCGAGGGATgaagagaggagaggagagcaag GAGACCTACAAGCTGCCCCACAGACTCATCGAGAAAAAGAGACGTGATCGGATAAACGAGTGCATTGCTCAGTTGAAAGATTTGTTGCCGGAGCACCTAAAACTCacg ACTTTGGGCCATTTGGAGAAGGCTGTGGTTTTGGAGCTCACACTCAAGCATGTGAAGACGCTCAGCACTCTcatggagcagcagcagcagaaaatCCTTGCCCTGCAGAGTGGCATGCATATTG AGCAACCTATTGTCAACCAAGAGAAGTCCGAGGAGATGTTCCGATCTGGTTTCCACATGTGCGCCAAAGAGATTCTTCAGTATCTGGCCAGTCGTGAGAGCGACGGTGACTTTGCGCCATCCCACGTCATCAACCACCTTCACAAGTTGGCCGCTGACGTGCTCCAAAGTCCAAAGCGACCCCTCTCTCCCATTAGCCCCCCGCCCGAGGAAATCCCCGCATACAGCCAGCACCAAACCCACAAGGAGACAACCACCAGCTTACCCCCTAAACCCAGCGAGGGCTACGGGAGGGTGCCGGTAATCCAGCGGGCGCACGCTTCGCCTAGTGGCGAGCAGAGCGGCAGTGACACTGATACAGATAGCGGCTACGGAGGAGAGCTGGAGAAAATCGAGTGCGGTGGCCCGCAGACGCATCCCGACTACTACAGCCAGGAGGGCAAGCTGATGAAGCGGAGCACGGCGGAGAGGCAGAGCTCCCACATCAAGCGGGAGGACGACGAGCCGAGGCACAAACGGGCCCGAGCCGAGTCGTCGGAGGACGAGATGCTCTCGGGTGGAGAATCCTCAGCCTCGTCCTCTTCCAGTGGTTACGGTAGCTACATGAGCGTCTCCCCCAACCATCCGCCTTCAGCCCCGCACCCCCTCTGCATGCCCTTCTACCTCATTCCCCCCTCTGCCGCCACCTACCTGCCTATGCTGGAGAAATGCTGGTACCCGGGTGCCATTCCCATGCTGTACCCCGGCATGGGCGGCTCCGCCACCGCCATGCCCAGCGAGAGACCACCACAGATGGTAATGTCTCCCAGGGGAGGCTCTCCAGCTCCAGCCATATCTCAGACGCCCATGGACTCCCCGGCTCTCCTACAGGCACTAAAGCAGGTACCCCCCCTCAACCTGGAAACCAAAGACTAA